In Phragmites australis chromosome 24, lpPhrAust1.1, whole genome shotgun sequence, the following are encoded in one genomic region:
- the LOC133906996 gene encoding protein NRT1/ PTR FAMILY 5.2-like isoform X1 produces the protein MAEERLEAAGDEYTQDGTVDLHGNPVLRSKRGGWKACSFVVVYEVFERMAYYGISSNLVLYLTTKLHQGTVPSANNVTNWVGTIWMTPIVGAYIADAHLGRYRTFIVASVVYLLGMILLTLAVSLPALRPPECGAGTADPNCKQKATSVQLGVFFLALYILAVGTGGTKPNISTIGADQFDDSHPRERRHKLSFFNWWMFSIFFGTLFANTVLVYIQDNVGWTVGYVLPTAGLAISIAIFTAGTRFYRHKPTSESPFAKMARVIVAAARKCAVAAPVDPRDLHELDAEHYAKKNASPLPNTPNLSALSKAAVKTGGTSRWSLSTVTQVEETKQMLKMLPVLAITFVPSAMLAQINTLFVKQGTTLDRHVGPHFEIPPASLQGFVTISMLVAVVLYDRAFMPFARRLTGNPRGISLLQRMGVGLVIHIVIMSIASVTERHRLAVAREHGVYDSKGTTIPLTIFVLLPQFVLMGVADAFLEVAKIEFFYDQAPEGMKSLGTSYSMTSLGVGNFLSSALLSTVSHITQRHGRRGWILNNLNASRLDKYYGFFALLNCANLLVFFVVCRLYVYNAEVSRVVDGGSGGVGSGEQKREVAMQPAAVSAVEATL, from the exons ATGGCGGAGGAGAGGCTGGAGGCCGCCGGCGACGAGTACACGCAGGACGGCACGGTGGACCTCCACGGCAACCCGGTGCTCCGGTCCAAGCGAGGAGGGTGGAAAGCCTGCTCCTTCGTTGTAG TGTACGAGGTGTTTGAGAGGATGGCGTACTACGGCATCTCGTCGAACCTGGTGCTGTACCTGACGACGAAGCTGCACCAGGGCACGGTGCCGTCGGCGAACAACGTCACCAACTGGGTCGGCACCATCTGGATGACGCCCATCGTCGGCGCCTACATCGCAGACGCGCACCTTGGCCGCTACCGCACCTTCATAGTTGCCTCCGTCGTCTATCTCCTC GGCATGATCCTGCTGACGCTGGCGGTGTCGCTGCCGGCGCTGCGGCCGCCTGAGTGCGGGGCCGGCACGGCGGATCCGAACTGCAAGCAGAAGGCGACGAGCGTGCAGCTGGGCGTGTTCTTCCTGGCCCTGTACATCCTCGCCGTGGGCACGGGCGGCACCAAGCCCAACATCTCCACCATCGGCGCCGACCAGTTCGACGACTCCCACCCGCGGGAGCGGCGGCACAAGCTCTCCTTCTTCAACTGGTGGATGTTCAGCATCTTCTTCGGCACGCTCTTCGCCAACACCGTGCTCGTCTACATCCAGGACAACGTCGGTTGGACCGTCGGCTACGTGCTCCCCACGGCCGGTCTCGCCATCTCCATCGCCATCTTCACTGCCGGCACGCGGTTCTACCGCCACAAGCCCACCTCCGAGAGCCCCTTCGCCAAGATGGCGAGGGTCATCGTCGCCGCGGCCCGGAAAtgcgccgtcgccgcgcccgtGGACCCGCGCGACCTTCACGAGCTCGACGCCGAGCACTACGCCAAGAAGAACGCCTCCCCGCTCCCCAACACGCCGAACCTGAGCGCGCTGAGCAAGGCAGCGGTGAAGACCGGGGGCACGTCGCGGTGGTCGCTGAGCACGGTGACGCAGGTGGAGGAGACGAAACAGATGCTCAAGATGCTCCCCGTGCTGGCCATCACGTTCGTGCCCAGCGCGATGTTGGCGCAGATCAACACGCTGTTCGTGAAGCAGGGCACGACGCTCGACCGGCACGTCGGCCCGCACTTCGAGATCCCGCCGGCGAGCCTGCAGGGGTTCGTGACCATCTCCATGCTGGTCGCTGTCGTGCTCTACGACCGCGCCTTCATGCCCTTCGCGCGGCGGCTGACGGGGAACCCGCGCGGCATCTCGCTGCTCCAGCGCATGGGCGTCGGGCTCGTCATCCACATCGTCATCATGAGCATCGCGTCGGTGACGGAGCGGCACCGCCTGGCCGTGGCGCGCGAGCACGGCGTGTACGACAGCAAGGGCACGACGATCCCGCTGACCATCTTCGTGCTGCTCCCGCAGTTCGTGCTCATGGGCGTCGCCGACGCGTTCCTGGAGGTGGCCAAGATCGAGTTCTTCTATGACCAGGCACCCGAGGGCATGAAGAGCCTCGGCACGTCGTACTCCATGACCAGCCTCGGCGTCGGCAACTTCCTCAGCAGCGCACTGCTCTCGACGGTGTCGCACATCACGCAGCGGCACGGACGGCGCGGGTGGATCCTCAACAACCTCAACGCCTCGAGGCTAGACAAGTACTACGGCTTCTTCGCCCTGCTCAACTGCGCCAACctcctcgtcttcttcgtcgTGTGCCGGCTCTACGTGTACAACGCTGAGGTCTCCCGAGTTGtcgacggcggcagcggcggcgtagGCAGCGGGGAGCAGAAGCGGGAGGTGGCGATGCAGCCGGCGGCCGTGAGCGCAGTGGAGGCCACCCTATAG
- the LOC133906996 gene encoding protein NRT1/ PTR FAMILY 5.2-like isoform X2 has protein sequence MILLTLAVSLPALRPPECGAGTADPNCKQKATSVQLGVFFLALYILAVGTGGTKPNISTIGADQFDDSHPRERRHKLSFFNWWMFSIFFGTLFANTVLVYIQDNVGWTVGYVLPTAGLAISIAIFTAGTRFYRHKPTSESPFAKMARVIVAAARKCAVAAPVDPRDLHELDAEHYAKKNASPLPNTPNLSALSKAAVKTGGTSRWSLSTVTQVEETKQMLKMLPVLAITFVPSAMLAQINTLFVKQGTTLDRHVGPHFEIPPASLQGFVTISMLVAVVLYDRAFMPFARRLTGNPRGISLLQRMGVGLVIHIVIMSIASVTERHRLAVAREHGVYDSKGTTIPLTIFVLLPQFVLMGVADAFLEVAKIEFFYDQAPEGMKSLGTSYSMTSLGVGNFLSSALLSTVSHITQRHGRRGWILNNLNASRLDKYYGFFALLNCANLLVFFVVCRLYVYNAEVSRVVDGGSGGVGSGEQKREVAMQPAAVSAVEATL, from the coding sequence ATGATCCTGCTGACGCTGGCGGTGTCGCTGCCGGCGCTGCGGCCGCCTGAGTGCGGGGCCGGCACGGCGGATCCGAACTGCAAGCAGAAGGCGACGAGCGTGCAGCTGGGCGTGTTCTTCCTGGCCCTGTACATCCTCGCCGTGGGCACGGGCGGCACCAAGCCCAACATCTCCACCATCGGCGCCGACCAGTTCGACGACTCCCACCCGCGGGAGCGGCGGCACAAGCTCTCCTTCTTCAACTGGTGGATGTTCAGCATCTTCTTCGGCACGCTCTTCGCCAACACCGTGCTCGTCTACATCCAGGACAACGTCGGTTGGACCGTCGGCTACGTGCTCCCCACGGCCGGTCTCGCCATCTCCATCGCCATCTTCACTGCCGGCACGCGGTTCTACCGCCACAAGCCCACCTCCGAGAGCCCCTTCGCCAAGATGGCGAGGGTCATCGTCGCCGCGGCCCGGAAAtgcgccgtcgccgcgcccgtGGACCCGCGCGACCTTCACGAGCTCGACGCCGAGCACTACGCCAAGAAGAACGCCTCCCCGCTCCCCAACACGCCGAACCTGAGCGCGCTGAGCAAGGCAGCGGTGAAGACCGGGGGCACGTCGCGGTGGTCGCTGAGCACGGTGACGCAGGTGGAGGAGACGAAACAGATGCTCAAGATGCTCCCCGTGCTGGCCATCACGTTCGTGCCCAGCGCGATGTTGGCGCAGATCAACACGCTGTTCGTGAAGCAGGGCACGACGCTCGACCGGCACGTCGGCCCGCACTTCGAGATCCCGCCGGCGAGCCTGCAGGGGTTCGTGACCATCTCCATGCTGGTCGCTGTCGTGCTCTACGACCGCGCCTTCATGCCCTTCGCGCGGCGGCTGACGGGGAACCCGCGCGGCATCTCGCTGCTCCAGCGCATGGGCGTCGGGCTCGTCATCCACATCGTCATCATGAGCATCGCGTCGGTGACGGAGCGGCACCGCCTGGCCGTGGCGCGCGAGCACGGCGTGTACGACAGCAAGGGCACGACGATCCCGCTGACCATCTTCGTGCTGCTCCCGCAGTTCGTGCTCATGGGCGTCGCCGACGCGTTCCTGGAGGTGGCCAAGATCGAGTTCTTCTATGACCAGGCACCCGAGGGCATGAAGAGCCTCGGCACGTCGTACTCCATGACCAGCCTCGGCGTCGGCAACTTCCTCAGCAGCGCACTGCTCTCGACGGTGTCGCACATCACGCAGCGGCACGGACGGCGCGGGTGGATCCTCAACAACCTCAACGCCTCGAGGCTAGACAAGTACTACGGCTTCTTCGCCCTGCTCAACTGCGCCAACctcctcgtcttcttcgtcgTGTGCCGGCTCTACGTGTACAACGCTGAGGTCTCCCGAGTTGtcgacggcggcagcggcggcgtagGCAGCGGGGAGCAGAAGCGGGAGGTGGCGATGCAGCCGGCGGCCGTGAGCGCAGTGGAGGCCACCCTATAG